In Hallerella succinigenes, the following are encoded in one genomic region:
- a CDS encoding helix-turn-helix domain-containing protein: MYQKHTKEEWAKAYELHKDGYDSPSISRLTGLELSEIKRHIRLYRQTGCWQTERKTNVRSTPALRRTVIDAVVKKSLSYAEVIAKYSISFTSLSSWLRKYRHGGYEELLATKPRGRPPKMNKAKPKWTTGMSEIERLREENEYLKAENAYLKKLKALDQEESAEMFGIGPKSSAN, encoded by the coding sequence AAAGAAGAATGGGCCAAGGCCTATGAACTTCACAAGGATGGTTACGACTCTCCGTCAATCTCAAGGTTGACAGGTCTGGAACTGTCCGAAATTAAGCGCCATATCCGGCTTTACCGACAGACCGGCTGTTGGCAGACTGAAAGGAAAACGAATGTTCGGTCAACTCCTGCCTTGAGGAGGACTGTCATCGACGCGGTCGTCAAGAAATCTCTATCTTATGCGGAAGTTATCGCCAAGTACAGCATAAGTTTTACCAGCCTGAGTTCTTGGCTGCGGAAATACCGTCATGGCGGATACGAAGAACTGCTAGCTACCAAGCCGAGAGGGAGACCACCCAAGATGAACAAGGCCAAGCCGAAATGGACAACGGGAATGAGCGAGATTGAACGCCTCAGGGAAGAAAATGAGTATCTAAAAGCGGAGAACGCCTACCTAAAAAAATTAAAGGCCCTAGACCAGGAAGAAAGTGCCGAGATGTTCGGTATAGGGCCCAAGTCGTCCGCGAACTGA
- a CDS encoding IS3 family transposase, with protein MKASGLSRSTYYYNLKDGPDRYAVVRKRIKAIHAQNKGRYGYRRIVAQLRNEGYAINHKTVYRLMKEDGLKNVRRRCKYRSYKGEVGKTAPNRLKRNFNTKAPNRKWTTDVTQINIGMDKCYLSPILDMYNGEIVSYAISDHPDLKMVMDMLDRAYAKKRTWKRLVLHSDQGWHYQHAIYQKSLKDHKIIQSMSRKGNCLDNAMMENFFGIMKSELLYPNTFRNMDHFKQELRKYIEYYNNDRIKLRLNGMSPVQYRTHNAVLS; from the coding sequence CTGAAGGCTAGCGGGCTGTCCCGCTCCACGTACTACTACAACCTCAAGGATGGCCCCGACCGCTACGCCGTCGTGCGCAAGCGAATCAAGGCCATACACGCCCAGAACAAGGGCCGCTATGGCTACCGCCGCATCGTGGCCCAGCTCCGGAACGAGGGCTATGCCATAAACCACAAGACGGTCTATCGGCTCATGAAGGAAGATGGCCTGAAGAACGTGCGCAGGCGCTGCAAGTACCGCTCGTACAAGGGCGAGGTCGGCAAGACCGCCCCGAACAGGCTCAAGCGGAACTTCAACACAAAGGCCCCCAACAGGAAATGGACTACCGACGTGACTCAGATAAACATCGGCATGGACAAGTGCTACCTGTCGCCAATACTCGACATGTATAACGGCGAGATAGTCAGCTACGCAATCTCGGACCATCCGGACCTGAAGATGGTAATGGACATGCTGGACCGGGCATATGCGAAGAAGCGTACCTGGAAGCGACTGGTTCTGCACTCGGATCAGGGGTGGCACTACCAGCATGCGATTTACCAGAAATCGCTGAAAGATCATAAAATCATCCAGAGCATGAGCCGTAAGGGCAACTGCCTGGACAATGCCATGATGGAGAACTTCTTTGGAATAATGAAGTCAGAGCTTCTCTACCCGAACACGTTCAGAAACATGGACCACTTCAAACAGGAGCTGAGGAAGTATATCGAATACTACAACAACGACCGGATAAAGCTGCGCCTAAACGGAATGAGTCCGGTACAATACCGGACTCATAACGCTGTTTTATCCTAA